Proteins encoded by one window of Haematobia irritans isolate KBUSLIRL chromosome 2, ASM5000362v1, whole genome shotgun sequence:
- the LOC142223959 gene encoding uncharacterized protein LOC142223959: MNRFQWLLSVLLIMGLFMGSRADSDSDSGSDSDSGSSESNESGKHGKHHKGKYAPPVPPAPVPHPYPYNQPAYVPQPAPAPYPYQPYYYGYQPPPQPYPYGGYFNQPPPPQAQGYYPPPTQGYYPPPPQGYYPPQQAPGPIPTPGQGPPSPTQGPQGFPGIPGGSSTIDHSLKVNKEYKEDGHHYRPDGTPLK, from the coding sequence atgaatcgatttcaatggcTACTAAGTGTGCTCCTAATTATGGGCCTTTTCATGGGAAGTCGGGCCGATAGTGATAGCGATAGTGGCAGTGACAGTGATAGTGGCAGTTCCGAGAGCAATGAGAGTGGAAAACATGGTAAACACCATAAGGGTAAATATGCTCCTCCAGTACCACCTGCACCTGTGCCACATCCATATCCATATAATCAACCGGCATATGTGCCACAACCAGCCCCTGCTCCATATCCATATCAACCTTATTACTATGGCTATCAGCCGCCACCACAACCTTATCCCTATGGGGGATATTTTAATCAACCCCCACCACCACAAGCACAAGGATATTATCCACCACCAACTCAAGGATATTACCCACCACCACCTCAAGGATATTATCCACCACAACAAGCTCCAGGTCCTATCCCAACTCCTGGCCAAGGACCTCCTTCTCCCACTCAAGGACCTCAAGGTTTTCCCGGCATTCCTGGCGGCAGCAGCACTATTGATCATTCATTAAAGGTCAACAAGGAATACAAAGAAGATGGTCATCATTACCGCCCTGATGGTACACCacttaaataa